In a single window of the Fusarium falciforme chromosome 3, complete sequence genome:
- a CDS encoding DUF953 domain-containing protein gives MPLIDADTPPTTNDLHYVVYFASGEPSWCPDCRDALPALNSVFGADSAPTAYIVRVGSFAEWKGNPKNKYRNEPYNIQGVPTVVRYQYGNEVARLGDIESQNESDLRKLIA, from the exons ATGCCTCTCATCGACGCCGATACTCCCCCTACCACCAACGACCTTCACTACGTCGTCTATTTCGCCTCTGGCGAGCCATCCTGGTGCCCAGACTGCCGCGATGCCCTCCCTGCTCTGAATAGTGTCTTTGGAGCTGATTCGGCGCCGACCGCCTACATCGTCCGCGTGGGATCATTCGCCGAGTGGAAGGGCAACCCCAAGAACAAGTACCGCAATGAGCCGTACAACATTCAGGGAGTTCCTACGGTTGTCCGGTACCAATAT GGCAACGAGGTCGCTCGATTGGGCGACATTGAGAGCCAGAATGAATCCGATCTGCGAAAATTGATTGCCTAG
- a CDS encoding Polysaccharide lyase family 1, giving the protein MKLSSVFTTLLATVAVASPIESRDELIKRQSKEACSVGYCTQNGGTTGGAAGETITVNSVAALIEAAKRDGPLTIIVSGKLSGSDRVRPTSDKTIIGAAGSSLTGVGIYVRRQKNVILRNLKIGQVDASNGDAIGIDESTNVWVDHCDLSGDLSGGKDDLDGLLDISHGADWVTVSNTYFHDHWKGSLIGHSDSNASEDRGKLHITYANNYWKNVNSRQPLIRFATVHIVNNYWDGIILSGVNTRMGAQVLVQSSAFANSAERAIFFADSKETGYAVVEDVNLGGSVNSAPKGTLTSASLPYKVSALGSAKVASTIPGTAGQKL; this is encoded by the exons ATGAAGCTGTCTTCTGTTTTCACTACCCTTTTGGCGACCGTCGCCGTTGCCTCTCCTATTGAGTCGCGTGACGAGCTGATCAAGCGCCAGTCCAAGGAGGCCTGCAGCGTTGGTTACTGCACTCAGAACGGTGGCACTACTGGTGGTGCCGCCGGTGAGACCATCACTGTCAACTCTGTTGCCGCTCTTATTGAGGCTGCCAAGCGTGATGGCCCTCTCACCATCATTGTCTCTGGCAAGCTGTCGGGCTCTGACCGCGTCCGCCCTACGTCTgacaagaccatcatcgGTGCTGCTGGAAGCT CCCTCACCGGTGTCGGCATCTACGTCCGTCGCCAGAAGAACGTCATCCTGCGCAACCTGAAGATTGGCCAGGTTGATGCCAGCAACGGTGATGCTATTGGTATTGATGAGTCTACCAACGTCTGGGTCGACCACTGCGACCTTTCTGGCGACCTCAGTGGCGGAAAGGATGACCTCGATGGTCTTCTTGACATCTCCCACGGTGCTGACTGGGTGACTGTCTCCAACACCTACTTCCACGACCAC TGGAAGGGCTCTCTGATTGGTCACTCCGACAGCAACGCCTCGGAGGACCGAGGCAAGCTCCACATCACCTATGCCAACAACTACTGGAAGAACGTCAACAGCCGTCAGCCCCTCATCCGCTTCGCCACTGTCCACATTGTCAACAACTACTGGGATGGCATCATCCTCTCCGGTGTCAACACCCGCATGGGCGCCCAGGTCCTCGTCCAGAGCTCCGCCTTTGCCAACTCTGCCGAGCgcgccatcttcttcgccgACTCCAAGGAGACTGGTTACGCCGTTGTTGAGGATGTCAACCTTGGCGGCTCTGTCAACTCTGCCCCCAAGGGTACCCTGACCTCTGCTTCGCTGCCCTACAAGGTCAGCGCTCTCGGCTCCGCCAAGGTTGCTTCCACCATCCCTGGCACCGCTGGCCAGAAGCTGTAA
- a CDS encoding Pectate lyase — MKASVLLSLLPALSQSAVIGPRQSKTGDGSQGDSDATQGDLGERPPPRFPFPITKFPVAKETVVFENAKYIMPGEVFDGGMKRYERPEGSCNEQAEGTDADAVFNLLPGSTIRNVIIGKNQAEGIHALGDAWVENVWWEDVCEDALTSKGLNTQLRVIGGGARSATDKIFQDNSLGGKYNITGFYAENFGTFYQSCGNCLNQAKRNATIQNVVAVNGLRMGIINPNYGDEFRLKNSQIDNVTSIVDKEIGNNVQTVPYYIGNGPDEKYALYNETRDHITDFEGKVTNQYEPEDPYEWLSEFWPEGFN; from the exons ATGAAGGCTTCCGTGCTTCTGTCTCTCCTCCCTGCCCTTTCTCAGTCCGCCGTCATTGGACCTCGCCAGTCCAAGACTGGTGATGGCAGTCAAGGTGACAGTGATGCTACCCAGGGAGACCTTGGCGAGCGGCCACCTCCTCGCTTCCCTTTCCCAATCACAAAGTTCCCGGTGGCGAAGGAGACAGTGGTCTTCGAGAATGCCAAGTACATCATGCCTGGAGAGGTCTTTGATGGCGGGATGAAGCGTTACGAGCGTCCCGAAGGCAGCTGCAATGAGCAGGCTGAGGGCACTGACGCAGATGCTGTCTTCAACCTGCTGCCAGGATCCACCATCCGAAACGTCATCATCGGAAAGAACCAAGCAGAGGGCATCCATGCCCTGGGTGATGCTTGGGTGGAGAACG TTTGGTGGGAGGACGTGTGCGAAGATGCATTGACCTCCAAGGGACTCAACACACAACTCAGAGTCATTGGTGGTGGAGCTCGAAGTGCCACAGACAAG ATCTTCCAAGACAACTCGCTTGGTGGCAAGTACAACATCACAGGCTTCTATGCCGAGAACTTTGGCACCTTCTACCAGTCCTGTGGCAACTGCCTCAACCAGGCCAAGCGAAACGCCACCATCCAGAACGTGGTCGCAGTGAATGGCCTGAGAATGGGCATT ATCAACCCCAACTATGGCGATGAGTTCCGCCTCAAGAACTCTCAGATCGACAACGTCACCAGTATTGTAGATAAGGAGATTGGAAACAATGTCCAAACAGTCCCCTACTACATCGGCAACGGACCTGATGAGAAGTATGCTCTCTACAACGAGACAAGGGACCACATCACCGACTTTGAGGGCAAGGTCACCAACCAGTATGAGCCGGAGGACCCTTATGAGTGGCTGTCCGAGTTCTGGCCCGAGGGATTCAACTAA